A genomic window from Halodesulfurarchaeum sp. HSR-GB includes:
- a CDS encoding transposase, with protein MFQKNDSHTQEQLFSPVKELPDGPKQKLANHWSTHFYEHVFSEIDEQKFDVLYHDGFSRPNKPVNELVSLEIIKHLLGLSDKELEAAYLFDFRVRNALSKETLGDNICPKTFTNFRRRLLEFEEETGRDLLQEVFEDHRDYLQDEFDIDASTQRMDSTFIEGNIKQLSRIELIAKVLHNFLRDLPDDTVADLPDEIQDFAETENLELSYTLEPDEIQPTIEQLVDQAAWLVDRFETHEQYAELESFAHLQRVLDEQCYRIAELEDDDNDEDDGDGQPESGDSPGWQPIRSGRSAEDENAQTDEDGDTSHIELKDPDEISSDSMQNPHDEDATHRRKAGKSYCGYKANVAETCDGDNPFRLIMTIRVDTNNTDDGTMLAEDVAELPYKTGLTDLLLDGGYTHKEVESQCASHGITQHFTGLTGQRPPEEKLSLAAAEWDGHRMQACPAGHEPFEQQYTRESGRISGRMDSKFCDACPQTENCFVTEKQEFYSYGFYERKLKLAKRRKRMNDSESQAFLNQRAGAESLMNEVYHQDGEKTRFTGKIKVKNASIAKAIGTNLKRASRHLNSKRDGKKSAG; from the coding sequence ATGTTTCAGAAAAACGATTCTCATACCCAAGAGCAGCTCTTTTCGCCCGTCAAAGAGCTGCCAGACGGCCCGAAGCAAAAGTTAGCGAACCACTGGTCGACGCATTTCTACGAACACGTCTTCTCGGAGATCGACGAGCAGAAATTCGACGTTCTCTATCACGACGGGTTCAGTCGCCCGAACAAGCCCGTCAACGAACTCGTCTCCCTGGAGATTATCAAACACCTGCTGGGCTTGTCGGATAAGGAGCTTGAGGCGGCCTATCTCTTCGATTTTCGTGTCCGGAATGCTCTGAGCAAAGAGACGCTTGGCGACAACATCTGTCCGAAGACGTTCACTAATTTCCGCCGCCGATTGCTTGAGTTCGAAGAGGAGACGGGGCGGGATTTGCTGCAGGAAGTTTTCGAAGATCACCGCGACTACCTGCAGGACGAGTTCGATATCGACGCCAGTACGCAGCGCATGGATTCGACGTTCATTGAGGGCAATATCAAGCAGCTCTCGCGTATCGAGCTTATCGCCAAAGTCCTCCATAACTTCCTCCGCGATCTACCGGATGACACTGTCGCGGACCTCCCGGACGAAATCCAGGACTTCGCCGAAACCGAGAATCTGGAACTGTCCTACACACTCGAACCGGATGAGATTCAACCCACGATAGAGCAGCTTGTGGACCAGGCTGCCTGGCTTGTTGACCGCTTCGAAACTCATGAACAGTACGCCGAGTTGGAGAGTTTCGCTCACCTTCAGCGGGTTCTCGACGAACAGTGCTACCGCATCGCTGAACTCGAAGATGATGACAATGATGAGGACGACGGAGATGGCCAGCCTGAATCTGGTGATTCTCCCGGCTGGCAACCGATCAGGTCCGGCAGGTCTGCTGAGGATGAAAATGCCCAGACCGACGAGGACGGAGATACCAGCCACATCGAACTGAAGGACCCTGACGAGATAAGCAGCGATTCGATGCAAAATCCACACGACGAGGACGCAACACACCGCCGGAAAGCAGGCAAATCATATTGCGGCTACAAGGCGAACGTCGCCGAGACCTGCGATGGCGACAACCCGTTTCGATTGATTATGACGATTCGCGTTGATACGAACAACACTGACGATGGTACAATGCTGGCCGAAGACGTGGCAGAGTTGCCGTATAAGACGGGATTGACCGATCTCCTCCTGGACGGCGGCTACACGCACAAGGAAGTGGAGTCACAGTGTGCTTCCCACGGAATTACCCAGCACTTCACTGGACTTACGGGACAACGACCACCCGAAGAGAAACTCTCGCTGGCAGCCGCAGAGTGGGATGGTCATCGGATGCAAGCGTGTCCGGCGGGGCACGAACCGTTCGAACAGCAGTACACTCGTGAGAGTGGTCGGATTTCCGGCCGAATGGACAGTAAGTTCTGCGATGCGTGTCCGCAAACGGAGAATTGCTTCGTGACGGAAAAACAAGAGTTCTACAGCTACGGCTTCTACGAACGAAAGTTGAAGTTGGCCAAGCGCAGAAAACGGATGAACGACTCCGAGAGTCAGGCGTTTCTGAACCAGCGAGCGGGAGCGGAGTCGTTGATGAACGAGGTGTATCACCAGGACGGTGAGAAAACGAGGTTTACGGGGAAGATCAAGGTGAAGAACGCGTCGATAGCGAAAGCTATCGGGACGAATCTGAAACGGGCGTCGCGGCACCTGAATTCGAAAAGAGATGGGAAGAAATCAGCGGGATGA
- a CDS encoding exodeoxyribonuclease VII small subunit, with protein MANDPEIGERLERVEEIIEQLDADECSLDEGEVLYDEGHQLLAEVRDTLSGDPGKVTELE; from the coding sequence ATGGCGAACGATCCCGAAATCGGAGAGCGATTAGAACGGGTAGAAGAGATCATCGAACAGCTTGATGCGGACGAATGTAGTCTCGATGAAGGTGAGGTCCTCTACGACGAGGGGCACCAACTTCTTGCGGAGGTTCGTGACACTCTCAGTGGCGATCCTGGCAAGGTCACGGAACTCGAATAG
- a CDS encoding HalOD1 output domain-containing protein, with protein sequence MSQNVIAKIVEEVADAEGVEPSELDLTLYNHIDTDALVRLVNAEKGSWRLSFDIPGYTVTVRSDGSTLVEPKQ encoded by the coding sequence ATGAGCCAAAATGTAATTGCTAAAATTGTGGAGGAGGTCGCGGATGCCGAAGGTGTTGAACCGAGCGAGCTGGATCTTACTTTGTACAATCATATTGACACCGATGCGCTGGTTAGGTTAGTGAACGCAGAGAAGGGGAGCTGGAGGCTTTCATTTGATATTCCAGGGTATACAGTAACTGTCCGCAGTGATGGCTCAACGCTTGTTGAGCCAAAACAATAA